From a region of the Nitrospira sp. genome:
- a CDS encoding PAS domain S-box protein, which translates to MLPVISLMTIGIFALDVAIPLGHIAWSLYLLPLWLSSSLASPAAPLWYASLSTVLLGVGFYLAPAGVEVRTALFNRVLGVGLMWSGAVLLSRRRDAEAALRAANSSLEMRVAEQTQSLMNANSRLSQQLVEQQQVEAALRESRQRFELAAEGADVGVWEWELETKAAYYSPRWKAQLGCTESDIEPTMEAWERRIHPDDRSHALATVTLFREKYANQFRLDHRLQHQDGSYRWIASLGSGLCDENGRMVRMMGIHLDVTARTQAEAAHRATEERYRELVEQAGDIIYRTDATGRFTYCNPTSLRILGYLPEELLERHYLDIVQPEYRPQAERFYGRQFVRKVPRTVYEVPVVTKDGREVWLGQHAQLLVEGETVSGFQVVARDITERKRVEQALRESEERFSKAFQSSPAGMTISRLEDGRVLDVNDAFVRISGFSRRELIGMSSLDIGIWVHPEDRQQLADTLRREGFLRHLEKAFRTKSGEVRHGLFNVEPVRIGHENCLLTLVLDITRRTEAEAALRHSQSVLQAHQHALMRLTKSQHIGSGDWPLALEELMRASSQALAVDRASVWLLDHSGTMLECAELYERGSAGHSHGQRLNVLQYPRYFAELLREQVVNAHDVESDPRTSELLQAYLQPLGIVSLLDVPIFFGGRLAGVMCHERTGVPRAWTNEETQFATSIGNLVTLAYEAKQRQEAEKALVMAKEAAEFANRAKSDFLATMSHEIRTPMNAIVGMADLLSETPLNEDQREYVQIFRDAGSNLLSLINDVLDLSKIEAGHLDLDLVDFDLNDLVQRAAELVAVRAAEKNLELAYQIQPDVPTALVGDPNRLRQVLLNLLGNAIKFTDQGEVVLRVERDQQSEGPGNLLFTVKDTGIGIPEDKLAVIFERFTQVDSSMTRPYSGTGLGLTISRRLVERMGGKLWVQSEFGKGSTFSFSAKFAVHLQPAPAVPSAQWEQLAALRTLIVDDNATNRLIVRETLTGWGIPAAEAAGGEEALAELRRAVKAGEPYRLVILDVRMPKLSGWEVAETIARSPGLAGLSLIMLTSERRVGDQARARECGVVRYLTKPFRRSDLFNGMMAVIGKAALAERHSAMPSLPQHTPDWAGGTAGLSILLAEDFVDNRRMMEFYFKPTPHRVETAANGQVAVDMFMRGSYDLVLMDIQMPVLDGYAATKAIRAWERAQGRNPVPILALTANALQGEVQRSLEAGCTAHLTKPIRKARLMEAIQLYYQTTASAAPSAPGVSSAPVVLRISGELEPLMPGFLEHRRQDLLQIAEALSREDYALVREIGHGLKGAGATYGLDVVSAYGRSLEAAADRKDGSAVRETLDAFTRYLDRLHVVYV; encoded by the coding sequence ATGCTGCCCGTCATTAGTTTGATGACTATCGGAATTTTCGCGCTGGATGTGGCAATTCCGCTCGGCCACATCGCGTGGTCGCTCTACCTGCTTCCCCTCTGGCTGAGTTCATCCCTCGCGTCCCCAGCCGCACCACTGTGGTATGCCTCGCTGAGTACCGTGCTGCTCGGGGTCGGCTTTTATCTGGCGCCGGCCGGTGTCGAGGTGAGGACGGCGCTGTTCAATCGAGTGCTCGGGGTGGGGCTGATGTGGAGCGGAGCGGTTCTCTTGTCTCGACGTCGCGATGCCGAAGCGGCATTGCGTGCCGCCAATAGCAGCTTGGAGATGCGAGTGGCGGAGCAGACACAGAGTTTGATGAACGCCAATAGTCGGCTGAGCCAGCAGTTGGTTGAGCAGCAACAGGTTGAGGCGGCATTGCGAGAGAGCCGGCAACGCTTCGAACTAGCCGCGGAAGGGGCGGACGTGGGCGTGTGGGAATGGGAGTTGGAGACCAAGGCGGCATATTACTCCCCGAGATGGAAGGCGCAGTTAGGCTGTACAGAGTCAGACATCGAGCCGACAATGGAGGCCTGGGAGCGTCGAATTCATCCCGATGACCGTTCGCATGCCCTGGCCACGGTGACACTATTTCGGGAGAAATACGCGAACCAGTTCCGCCTGGATCATCGTCTCCAGCATCAAGATGGTTCGTATCGTTGGATTGCTTCGCTGGGGTCTGGCCTGTGTGATGAGAACGGCCGCATGGTCCGGATGATGGGCATCCATCTCGATGTCACCGCGAGAACCCAGGCGGAGGCTGCACATCGGGCAACGGAAGAGCGATATCGCGAACTGGTCGAGCAGGCCGGTGACATCATTTATCGAACGGATGCGACCGGTCGATTTACCTATTGCAATCCCACCTCGCTCCGCATCCTCGGGTATCTTCCTGAAGAGCTGCTGGAACGTCACTATCTGGACATTGTCCAGCCTGAATATCGCCCGCAGGCGGAGCGATTTTATGGCCGGCAATTTGTCCGGAAAGTCCCGCGAACGGTGTATGAGGTGCCTGTTGTCACGAAGGACGGGCGCGAGGTGTGGCTGGGGCAGCATGCACAACTGTTGGTAGAAGGGGAAACCGTCAGCGGCTTTCAAGTGGTGGCGCGCGATATCACGGAGCGGAAACGGGTTGAGCAGGCATTGCGCGAAAGTGAGGAGCGGTTCTCCAAGGCGTTTCAGAGCAGTCCGGCCGGAATGACCATCAGCCGGCTGGAAGACGGCCGGGTGCTCGATGTGAACGATGCTTTCGTGCGGATCTCGGGATTCAGCCGCAGAGAATTGATCGGCATGTCCTCGTTGGACATCGGTATCTGGGTACACCCCGAAGACCGGCAACAGTTGGCGGACACCCTTCGTCGAGAGGGGTTTCTCCGTCATCTGGAAAAGGCGTTTCGAACGAAATCCGGAGAGGTGCGGCATGGGCTTTTTAACGTGGAGCCGGTTCGCATCGGTCACGAGAACTGTCTGCTGACGCTCGTGTTGGACATTACCAGGCGAACGGAGGCGGAAGCCGCGTTGCGTCACAGTCAGTCCGTACTGCAGGCGCATCAGCATGCGCTGATGCGTCTGACAAAAAGCCAGCACATCGGTTCAGGGGATTGGCCGTTGGCACTTGAGGAGCTCATGCGAGCCTCCTCACAGGCATTGGCGGTGGATCGCGCCAGTGTCTGGTTGCTGGACCACAGCGGGACAATGCTTGAATGTGCGGAGTTGTACGAGCGGGGTTCGGCGGGGCACTCACACGGACAACGGCTGAATGTCTTGCAATACCCGCGCTACTTCGCTGAACTGCTTCGGGAGCAAGTGGTGAACGCCCATGATGTCGAGAGCGATCCGCGCACGTCCGAATTGCTGCAGGCGTATCTCCAGCCACTGGGCATTGTCTCGTTGTTGGACGTGCCGATTTTTTTCGGAGGCCGGCTGGCCGGCGTGATGTGTCATGAGCGGACCGGCGTGCCGCGTGCCTGGACCAATGAGGAGACACAGTTTGCCACATCGATTGGGAATCTCGTGACGTTAGCCTACGAGGCCAAGCAACGCCAAGAAGCGGAGAAAGCCCTGGTGATGGCCAAGGAGGCGGCCGAGTTTGCCAATCGGGCCAAGAGCGATTTCCTCGCCACCATGAGCCATGAAATCAGAACCCCGATGAACGCCATCGTGGGCATGGCAGACCTCTTGTCCGAGACGCCGTTGAACGAGGATCAGCGGGAGTATGTGCAGATCTTTCGAGATGCCGGAAGCAATCTCCTGAGTTTGATTAACGATGTCCTGGACCTCTCAAAGATCGAAGCCGGACATCTCGATCTCGATCTCGTCGATTTCGATCTCAACGACTTGGTGCAACGCGCGGCTGAGTTGGTCGCCGTTCGCGCGGCCGAGAAGAATCTGGAGTTGGCCTACCAGATTCAGCCCGATGTTCCGACCGCGCTGGTCGGAGACCCGAATCGATTGCGGCAGGTCCTTCTCAATTTACTGGGGAATGCCATCAAGTTTACGGATCAGGGCGAGGTCGTGTTGCGGGTGGAACGCGATCAGCAGTCGGAGGGACCGGGGAATCTGCTGTTCACCGTGAAGGATACCGGCATTGGAATTCCGGAGGACAAGCTCGCCGTCATTTTCGAACGGTTTACCCAGGTCGATTCGTCGATGACCCGGCCATACAGTGGGACCGGCCTCGGGCTGACGATCTCACGGCGCTTGGTCGAGCGGATGGGCGGGAAGTTGTGGGTGCAGAGTGAGTTCGGCAAGGGGAGTACCTTCAGCTTCAGCGCCAAGTTTGCCGTACATCTTCAACCGGCCCCAGCGGTTCCGTCGGCTCAGTGGGAGCAATTGGCGGCATTGCGCACCTTGATCGTGGATGACAACGCCACGAATCGCTTGATTGTGCGCGAAACGCTGACCGGCTGGGGTATTCCTGCAGCCGAGGCAGCTGGCGGTGAAGAAGCCTTGGCGGAGTTGCGCCGCGCGGTGAAAGCCGGCGAACCGTATCGTCTGGTGATTCTCGACGTGCGCATGCCGAAACTCAGCGGGTGGGAGGTTGCGGAGACAATCGCCCGCTCACCGGGGCTGGCAGGACTCTCGTTGATCATGTTGACCTCGGAACGGCGGGTCGGCGATCAGGCTCGGGCACGGGAGTGTGGGGTGGTGCGGTATCTCACCAAACCATTCCGGCGATCGGATTTGTTCAATGGCATGATGGCCGTGATCGGCAAGGCGGCATTGGCCGAGAGGCATTCGGCCATGCCCTCGCTCCCCCAGCATACCCCTGATTGGGCAGGAGGAACGGCAGGGCTGTCGATTCTGTTGGCCGAAGACTTTGTGGACAACCGTCGCATGATGGAGTTCTATTTCAAGCCGACACCCCATCGAGTCGAGACCGCGGCCAACGGTCAGGTGGCGGTCGACATGTTCATGCGAGGATCATACGATTTGGTCCTGATGGATATTCAGATGCCGGTTCTGGACGGCTATGCGGCGACCAAGGCCATCCGTGCGTGGGAACGGGCGCAGGGGCGCAATCCGGTTCCCATTCTGGCCCTGACGGCCAATGCATTGCAGGGCGAAGTGCAGCGCAGTCTTGAGGCGGGGTGCACGGCCCATCTCACAAAACCCATTCGCAAGGCGCGACTGATGGAAGCGATTCAGTTGTACTACCAGACGACGGCTTCGGCCGCGCCGTCGGCACCTGGCGTGTCCTCGGCTCCCGTGGTGCTTCGGATCAGCGGAGAACTGGAGCCGCTCATGCCTGGATTTTTGGAGCATCGACGCCAGGATCTGCTGCAGATTGCGGAGGCCCTCAGTCGGGAAGATTATGCGTTGGTTCGTGAAATTGGTCATGGGTTGAAGGGCGCGGGCGCGACGTACGGACTCGACGTCGTGAGCGCGTATGGGCGCTCCCTTGAGGCGGCGGCAGATCGCAAGGATGGATCAGCGGTGCGTGAGACCCTGGATGCATTCACACGCTATCTGGATCGCCTGCACGTCGTCTATGTGTGA
- a CDS encoding Gfo/Idh/MocA family oxidoreductase, giving the protein MPKLRLAVIGAGAFAETCHVPGLQSHPQAEVVALCGRDRSRTQAVARRLGVPEISIDYKEVCARNDIDAVTIATPNVAHAAQAKAALACGKHVFCEKPLGMNALEATEMLQAAEGSHLIHQIAFTYRYLYGVQELKRRLQRGDIGEPYHVRVQYASWDGVRPDSQIGFREKLVCAGAGVLYDVGSHLFDLVGFVLGPIEAVAGSTVLIPRERIDSKTGVLARVETDDIASAWFVCRDGIQGQLFVSRATPNSGDRAYIEVVGREGALRASLSRGSVDVLRMSCSTHPNWTFVSLPRQASDGTPHCLGLMMRSFVDACLRGGLNKDVDASFYDGLAVQRALDAVQESASRPNWIPLEIGLS; this is encoded by the coding sequence ATGCCAAAACTCCGCCTGGCCGTAATCGGAGCAGGGGCGTTTGCTGAAACTTGCCATGTCCCTGGTCTCCAGTCCCATCCACAGGCAGAGGTCGTTGCCTTGTGTGGACGGGATCGTTCACGCACCCAGGCTGTGGCCAGACGTCTTGGCGTGCCTGAAATTTCGATTGATTATAAGGAAGTGTGCGCACGCAACGATATTGATGCCGTCACCATTGCCACCCCCAATGTGGCTCATGCGGCTCAGGCCAAGGCTGCGCTCGCATGCGGGAAGCATGTCTTCTGTGAAAAGCCTCTGGGGATGAACGCACTTGAGGCCACGGAGATGCTGCAGGCCGCAGAGGGCAGTCACTTGATCCACCAAATCGCGTTCACCTATCGGTATCTGTACGGTGTGCAAGAATTAAAACGGCGGCTACAGAGGGGGGATATCGGCGAACCCTATCATGTGCGGGTGCAATATGCCTCCTGGGATGGGGTGAGGCCGGACTCCCAGATCGGGTTCCGGGAAAAGTTAGTGTGTGCGGGCGCTGGAGTGCTGTACGACGTGGGATCCCATCTGTTCGATCTCGTCGGGTTCGTCCTCGGGCCGATTGAAGCTGTTGCCGGCAGTACGGTGTTGATCCCCCGAGAGCGAATTGATTCCAAGACCGGAGTGCTGGCGCGGGTGGAAACCGATGATATCGCCTCAGCCTGGTTTGTCTGTCGAGACGGCATTCAGGGCCAATTATTTGTGAGTCGCGCTACACCGAATTCCGGCGACCGAGCGTATATCGAGGTCGTTGGGCGAGAGGGAGCGTTACGGGCTTCGTTAAGCCGCGGCTCCGTGGACGTGTTACGCATGTCCTGCTCTACGCATCCGAACTGGACCTTCGTTTCCTTACCCAGGCAAGCTTCGGATGGCACCCCCCATTGTCTTGGCTTGATGATGAGGAGTTTTGTCGATGCCTGTTTGAGAGGAGGCTTGAACAAGGACGTAGATGCCTCCTTTTACGATGGTTTGGCTGTTCAGCGAGCGTTGGATGCGGTGCAGGAATCCGCTTCACGGCCGAATTGGATCCCATTGGAAATCGGCCTGTCGTGA
- a CDS encoding response regulator transcription factor, whose amino-acid sequence MNKIRVLLAEDHTLVRAGFRALLEKMDEVAVIGEVSDGREAVRVSKELKPDVVLMDIAMSGMNGLEATSRMCQECPNAKVIMLTMYTNEEYLKEALRAGASGYLLKDADRSELELALKAVCRGETYLTSAMAKFTLDVYCRQGAAAAGPLGKLTGRQREILQLIAEGSSTKQIAHRLDLSVKTVETHRAQLMERLDIHDIPGLVRLAIRTGLVGTDK is encoded by the coding sequence ATGAACAAGATCAGGGTGTTGCTCGCGGAGGATCACACATTGGTGCGTGCCGGGTTTCGGGCCTTGCTGGAGAAGATGGACGAGGTCGCGGTGATTGGGGAAGTCAGCGATGGCCGAGAGGCGGTGCGGGTTTCCAAAGAACTGAAGCCCGACGTCGTGTTGATGGATATTGCGATGTCAGGGATGAATGGGCTGGAGGCCACGAGTCGTATGTGCCAGGAGTGCCCGAATGCCAAAGTCATCATGCTCACGATGTACACAAACGAAGAGTATCTCAAGGAGGCGTTACGCGCTGGTGCATCGGGCTATCTCTTGAAAGACGCCGACCGGTCGGAATTGGAACTTGCCCTCAAAGCGGTGTGTCGGGGGGAAACCTACCTCACCTCAGCCATGGCGAAATTCACGTTGGATGTCTATTGTCGTCAGGGTGCTGCCGCTGCAGGGCCATTGGGGAAACTCACGGGACGCCAACGGGAAATTCTCCAGTTGATCGCCGAAGGCAGCTCGACAAAGCAGATTGCGCACCGGCTCGATCTGAGTGTCAAAACCGTGGAGACGCATCGAGCCCAATTAATGGAGCGGTTGGATATTCATGACATTCCCGGATTGGTGCGGCTGGCCATTCGAACCGGGCTGGTGGGGACTGATAAGTAA
- a CDS encoding PAS domain S-box protein, protein MSVISQTEGPGMGGGTAEFGDGGLSRVAVISTRPDGTITSFSPAAERLLGVTAGTVVGRVTPATFHDPVELEARRSALAAQIGKMLEKPFDVIVALVNFGQMAEEEWTYIDGSGCRIPVRLFVSALPDERGRIVGYCFVIKDRREQLQAEALLRRQAKLLDLANDAILVRDLVSDTITYWNDGAMRLYGWTPEEAVGAYIHEFLSTTFPRPLEEIKREFLREGFWRGELVHKTRAGRIITVASRWTLLRDSSGTPSGSLELNTDITEQKRTQEALRTAHEELEVRVLERTAALREANERLRILSRRLMEIQESERRAIARDLHDEIGQALTAIKLNLRELRTGPNSEAVENQIVDSLEILGQVLQRVRNLALDLRPSLLDELGLGPALRWYVGRQAERAGWEALVSAETLASRPSPEIEIACFRLTQEALTNVARHAQANKVEVRLERFPQELNLVIRDNGIGFDPETVRAGSRAGTSVGLSGMEERVQLAGGTVTITSAPGEGTEIRASFPVISIPGGSREVLP, encoded by the coding sequence ATGAGCGTGATCTCCCAAACAGAGGGACCAGGCATGGGTGGAGGTACGGCCGAATTCGGCGACGGTGGGTTGAGCAGGGTTGCGGTGATCTCCACCAGACCGGATGGGACCATCACGAGTTTCAGCCCCGCTGCCGAGCGTTTGCTCGGTGTGACTGCGGGGACGGTCGTCGGTCGCGTCACCCCGGCTACATTTCATGATCCCGTCGAACTGGAGGCTCGACGATCTGCGCTTGCGGCTCAGATTGGAAAGATGCTCGAAAAACCTTTTGATGTGATTGTCGCATTGGTCAACTTCGGACAGATGGCCGAGGAGGAGTGGACCTATATCGATGGCAGTGGATGCCGGATTCCTGTGCGCCTCTTCGTGAGTGCCCTTCCTGATGAGCGTGGACGTATCGTCGGCTATTGCTTTGTGATCAAGGACCGTCGTGAGCAGTTGCAGGCGGAGGCGTTGCTTCGCCGACAGGCAAAATTGCTCGATCTGGCCAATGATGCCATCCTGGTTCGAGACTTGGTGAGTGACACGATTACCTATTGGAATGACGGTGCGATGCGACTGTACGGATGGACACCTGAGGAAGCGGTGGGAGCCTATATTCATGAGTTTTTGAGCACGACGTTTCCGCGTCCCCTGGAAGAGATTAAGCGGGAGTTTCTGCGTGAGGGATTCTGGCGGGGAGAATTGGTGCATAAAACTCGTGCGGGACGGATCATTACGGTGGCAAGCCGGTGGACGTTGCTGCGTGATTCCTCGGGGACTCCGAGCGGAAGTCTCGAATTGAATACCGATATTACCGAACAGAAGCGGACGCAGGAGGCGTTGCGGACTGCGCATGAGGAGCTGGAGGTGCGGGTGCTGGAACGCACGGCTGCGTTACGCGAGGCTAACGAACGGTTACGCATCTTGTCCCGTCGCCTGATGGAAATTCAAGAATCAGAGCGTCGTGCGATTGCCCGTGATTTGCACGATGAGATCGGGCAGGCGTTGACTGCGATCAAGCTCAATCTGCGAGAGCTTCGTACGGGACCTAACAGCGAGGCCGTAGAGAATCAGATCGTAGATAGTCTGGAGATTCTCGGGCAGGTACTGCAACGTGTCCGCAATTTGGCCTTGGATTTACGCCCCTCACTATTGGACGAACTGGGATTGGGGCCGGCGCTCCGATGGTATGTCGGTCGCCAGGCGGAGCGTGCGGGGTGGGAAGCATTGGTCTCGGCTGAAACTCTGGCGAGCCGGCCTTCGCCGGAGATTGAGATCGCCTGTTTTCGGCTGACGCAGGAGGCCTTGACCAATGTGGCTCGCCACGCGCAAGCGAACAAGGTAGAGGTGCGGCTGGAGCGGTTCCCCCAGGAATTGAACCTCGTCATTCGGGACAATGGAATCGGCTTTGACCCGGAGACGGTTCGCGCGGGATCCAGAGCCGGCACCAGTGTGGGTTTGTCGGGGATGGAGGAACGGGTTCAACTTGCCGGCGGAACAGTCACGATCACGTCTGCCCCGGGAGAGGGGACGGAAATTCGTGCTTCGTTTCCTGTCATCAGTATTCCCGGGGGCAGTCGGGAGGTTCTGCCATGA
- a CDS encoding DMT family transporter: MDKPSAPAAYAALTTSALVWGGSIVGQKLALGAFSAVETSLLRGLGALVILIPLWWWTEGGRTTLTARDLKWLFLLGLGVLGNHLLTLFGLRYVGAATAGVIIGASPAITALLSSLLVRDVPFTTVAGGCAVSFAGVALVSGVGGDAPTGDNPWLGGSLVLLGLVSWALYSIGGRQVMERLSPLTVNWTTLSLSLMLQIPLLWTDRKLLVTGISVVPLSGWLALGYLIIFATALGQQAWLYGVQGVGPSRAGVFVNLIPVSALLLSALVLGESIGGREVSGIALILAGVWLVGRQSARLKSAG, from the coding sequence ATGGACAAACCCTCAGCACCGGCCGCCTATGCGGCGTTGACCACGTCCGCACTGGTGTGGGGCGGCTCGATCGTTGGACAGAAACTGGCACTCGGTGCATTTTCAGCCGTCGAGACCTCCCTGTTGCGTGGCCTCGGCGCGCTGGTGATTTTGATCCCTCTCTGGTGGTGGACAGAGGGGGGGCGGACCACACTGACTGCCCGCGATCTCAAATGGTTGTTCCTTCTGGGCCTCGGCGTGCTGGGCAATCATCTGTTAACCTTGTTCGGCTTACGGTATGTGGGCGCCGCGACCGCCGGTGTGATTATCGGCGCGAGTCCGGCTATCACTGCACTCCTCTCTTCCCTGTTGGTCCGGGATGTTCCCTTCACCACAGTGGCGGGAGGTTGTGCGGTCTCCTTCGCCGGTGTGGCGCTGGTGTCCGGCGTCGGAGGAGATGCTCCGACGGGAGACAATCCCTGGCTTGGTGGCTCGTTGGTGCTGTTGGGATTGGTGAGTTGGGCGCTGTATTCGATCGGCGGTCGACAGGTAATGGAGCGCCTCTCTCCGCTCACCGTGAATTGGACGACCTTGTCACTCTCGCTGATGCTGCAGATCCCCCTGCTCTGGACCGACCGGAAGCTTCTGGTCACCGGCATAAGTGTGGTTCCCCTGTCTGGATGGTTGGCCTTGGGCTATCTGATCATTTTCGCCACGGCGCTTGGCCAGCAGGCGTGGCTATATGGTGTGCAAGGCGTGGGGCCTTCGAGGGCCGGCGTGTTTGTGAATCTGATTCCTGTGTCGGCACTTCTGCTGTCAGCCCTTGTGCTCGGTGAATCGATCGGCGGTCGCGAGGTCTCGGGTATCGCGCTCATTCTGGCAGGGGTGTGGTTGGTCGGACGGCAGTCTGCTCGGCTCAAGAGTGCCGGATAG
- a CDS encoding class I SAM-dependent methyltransferase — protein sequence MPDLVSPDIDAYAAVYSLPETSVRRELREETERTMEFARMIVGPLEGAFLHMMARLVQAERILEIGMFTGYSALCFAEALPEKGRVVTCEVDEASAAVARRFFAQSPHGRKIEIRMGPALETMASLTGPFDVIFIDADKGNYVNYYRRAIELLSPRGVILIDNVLWSGDVLLNPPPDDRTAAIQELNRVVAADTRMTAVLATIRDGVWIISPKPSR from the coding sequence ATGCCCGATCTCGTGTCGCCCGATATCGATGCCTATGCGGCGGTCTATTCCTTGCCGGAAACGTCGGTTCGCCGAGAACTCCGAGAGGAAACGGAGCGGACGATGGAGTTCGCGCGAATGATCGTGGGGCCGCTTGAAGGTGCATTTCTCCATATGATGGCCCGTCTCGTACAGGCCGAGCGGATTTTGGAAATCGGCATGTTTACGGGCTACAGCGCGCTCTGCTTTGCCGAGGCCCTGCCCGAGAAGGGACGGGTGGTGACGTGCGAGGTTGATGAGGCTTCCGCCGCCGTGGCTCGCCGATTTTTTGCCCAATCCCCGCATGGAAGGAAAATTGAAATCCGGATGGGCCCGGCCCTCGAGACGATGGCGAGCCTCACTGGACCGTTTGATGTGATCTTTATCGATGCCGACAAGGGTAATTATGTGAATTATTACCGTCGCGCGATCGAGTTACTGTCTCCGCGTGGCGTGATTCTGATCGACAATGTGTTGTGGAGCGGCGATGTGTTGCTGAATCCCCCACCGGACGATCGGACGGCGGCCATTCAGGAACTCAATCGGGTGGTGGCCGCTGATACCCGTATGACGGCTGTACTGGCCACGATTCGCGATGGGGTGTGGATCATTTCCCCGAAACCCTCACGGTAG
- a CDS encoding carboxypeptidase M32, protein MSFTPVKTCATIRTDRESYHGHPSRRGPQVKTLATLEPLINRLLEIRRIQSAASVLSWDQETYMPAGGGAARAEQIATLEGLAHEKLVSQEVETLLADWIDPATGQAAAGWDEPSRSLLRETWRDFSRAQKLPSAFVIRLSRECSLAQQAWVTAREESRFSKFLPSLRTIISLKREEADYLGYRNSPYDALLDTYEPGATIGQLAPLFTELRERLVVLLRKVQASGVAVDDTCLHQRFDQAKQIEFGRLVLVAMGYDFERGRLDLSAHPFTTSFHPTDVRVTTRVFEKDLPSCLFSCIHEGGHGLYDQGLDPRYYGSPLGESVSLGIHESQSRLWENCVGRSRAFWHCFYPILQQTFPQQLATVPLDLFYAAINRASPSLIRVEADELTYNLHIMLRVEIEQALIENRVQPDDLPELWNEKMQSYLGIVPEQDAEGVLQDVHWSMGAFGYFPTYTLGNLYAVQFFEQAKQELPQLEEHIAAGQLVPLRRWLEQKIHRWGRMFTPDHLARRVTGKGVSPEPFLRYLEGKYRELYQL, encoded by the coding sequence ATGAGTTTCACTCCAGTCAAGACTTGTGCGACAATTCGCACCGACCGCGAATCATACCATGGACACCCCAGCAGAAGAGGCCCGCAGGTGAAGACATTGGCAACCTTGGAACCGTTAATAAACCGTCTCCTCGAAATCCGGCGGATCCAGAGCGCCGCTTCGGTCCTCTCGTGGGACCAGGAAACCTATATGCCTGCCGGAGGCGGAGCGGCGCGAGCAGAACAAATCGCGACACTGGAAGGCCTCGCACACGAGAAACTCGTGTCCCAGGAGGTCGAAACCCTTCTCGCCGACTGGATCGACCCCGCCACGGGCCAGGCAGCCGCGGGGTGGGACGAGCCGTCGCGCTCGTTGCTCCGTGAAACCTGGCGTGACTTCAGCCGAGCCCAAAAGCTTCCGTCCGCATTTGTGATCCGACTGAGTCGCGAATGCTCCTTGGCCCAACAGGCCTGGGTGACGGCACGGGAAGAGAGTCGTTTCTCAAAATTCCTGCCCTCGCTCCGAACCATCATCAGCCTGAAACGTGAGGAAGCCGACTACCTCGGGTACCGAAATTCTCCCTATGACGCGCTTCTGGATACCTATGAGCCTGGCGCGACGATTGGACAACTTGCCCCCTTGTTCACCGAACTACGCGAACGGCTCGTCGTACTGCTGAGAAAGGTCCAGGCCAGCGGGGTGGCCGTCGATGACACCTGTTTACACCAACGCTTCGACCAGGCCAAGCAAATCGAGTTCGGACGGCTCGTCCTCGTGGCAATGGGATATGACTTCGAACGTGGCCGCCTCGACCTCTCGGCACACCCCTTCACGACCTCCTTCCATCCCACAGACGTCCGAGTGACGACCCGCGTCTTTGAGAAAGATTTACCCTCCTGCCTATTCAGTTGCATCCATGAAGGTGGCCACGGCTTGTATGATCAGGGCCTGGACCCCCGGTACTATGGATCCCCGCTGGGCGAATCTGTTTCACTCGGCATTCATGAGAGCCAGTCCCGCCTGTGGGAGAACTGCGTGGGCCGATCGCGCGCGTTTTGGCACTGCTTTTATCCGATCCTGCAACAGACGTTTCCACAGCAACTGGCAACTGTCCCCCTCGATCTCTTCTATGCGGCGATCAACCGAGCCTCCCCCTCGTTGATTCGTGTCGAGGCCGATGAGTTGACCTACAATCTACACATCATGCTCCGCGTTGAAATTGAACAAGCGCTGATTGAGAATCGCGTCCAGCCGGATGACTTACCTGAGCTCTGGAACGAAAAAATGCAGTCCTACCTGGGAATCGTTCCAGAGCAGGATGCCGAGGGTGTCCTGCAGGACGTACATTGGTCGATGGGCGCATTCGGCTACTTTCCCACCTATACCTTGGGCAACCTCTATGCGGTGCAATTCTTCGAACAGGCCAAGCAAGAATTGCCTCAGTTGGAAGAACACATCGCAGCAGGGCAGCTCGTGCCACTCCGACGATGGCTGGAACAAAAAATTCACCGTTGGGGACGCATGTTCACCCCGGACCATCTTGCCCGGCGCGTGACGGGCAAAGGAGTCAGTCCGGAACCATTTCTGCGCTATCTGGAGGGCAAATATCGAGAGCTCTACCAGCTATGA